The DNA sequence CGAGCGCGGCGAGCCCGGCCTCACCGGTCGCCGCGGCCTCGACCTCGTGGCCGCGGCGGCGCAGGGTGAGGGTGACCCCTTCCCGTACCGCTCGGTCGTCCTCGATCAGAAGCACGCGTGACATAGGGACAGTATCGATCCGATCATCACACCAACGCGCCGGATGGGACCCCGTCCGGGGAACTGTCACCGATTGCTCATATTCACCTGGGGTCCCTGTGACCTCTCCCGTCTCACCTTCTTCACCGGAGAAGCCCCGCCGCGCGGGCCGGGGCGGGATAATGACCAGCCGATTGTCCGTACGCCATCAAGCCGTCGTCCGAGCCCCTCCCCAGCCCTCGACAGGCACGATCATCAGCGATCCGGAGGTCGCCATGAGCACGCACGAGGTCCTCAACCAGGCCCCGCCCCTGACCGGCTTCACCACCGCCGACGACCCCGCGCTGCTGGAGGCCCTCCGCCGGGACGGCGGCGGCCGGGGCGAGGAGGAGGTCCGGGCCCTGGGGGCGCGGGCCGGTTCGGAGGAGGTCCAGGAGTGGGCGCGGCAGGCCGAGGCGTACCCGCCGGTGCTGCGCACCCACGACCGGTACGGCCACCGGGTGGACGAGGTCGACTTCCACCCGGCGTGGCACCACCTGATGGCGACGGCCGTGGAGACCGGTCAGCACGCGGCGCCCTGGGCGGACGGCCGGCCGGGGGCACACCTGATCCGCGCCGCCAAGTTCTACGTCTGGGCGCAGGCCGAGCCCGGCCACGGCTGTCCGGTCTCCATGACCAACGCCGCCGTCCCCGCCCTCCGCGCCCAGCCCGGCCTCGCCGCCCTCTACGAACCGCTGCTGGCGTCCCCGGTGTACGACTACGGACTGCGGCCGCCGCTGGGCAAGCGCGGCCTGATCGCCGGCATGTCGATGACGGAGAAGCAGGGCGGCTCGGACGTCCGGGCCAACACCACCACGGCCGTCCCGGCGGGCGACGGCACGTACCTGATCACCGGGCACAAGTGGTTCACCTCCGCGCCGATGAGCGACGTCTTCCTGGTCCTGGCCCAGACCGAGCAGGGCCTGACCTGCTTCCTCATGCCGCGCGTCCTGCCGGACGGCACCCGCAACGCGATGCGCCTCCAGCGGCTGAAGGACAAGCTCGGCAACCGCTCCAACGCCTCCTCCGAGATCGAGTACGAGGGGGCCGTCGCCTGGCCGGTGGGCGAGCCGGGGCGCGGGGTGCGCACGATCGTCGAGATGGTCAACATGACCCGCCTCGACTGCGTCATCGGCTCGGCCGCCGGCATGCGCGCCGGGCTGCGGCAGGCCCTGCACCACACCACGTACCGCCGCGCCTTCGGCGCCGAGCTGATCGACCAGCCGCTGATGCGCAACGTCCTGGCGGACCTCGCCGTCGAGTCGGAGGCGGCCACGGCCCTGGCGATGCGCCTGGCGGCGGCCCTGGACCGGTCGGAGGCCGGGGACGAGGCGGAACGCGCCCTGCGGCGGCTCGCGCTGGCGGCCGGCAAGTACTGGGTGTGCAAGCGCGGCAGCGCACACGCGGCGGAGGCGCTGGAGTGCCTGGGCGGCAACGGCTACGTCGAGGAGTCGGGCATGCCCCGCCTCTACCGCGAGGCGCCGCTCCTCTCCATCTGGGAGGGCTCCGGCAACGTCGCCGCCCTGGACGTCCTCCGCGCCCTCACCCGCGAACGCGGGGCGCTGGACGCCTACTTCGCCGAGGTCGACGCGGCCGCCGGCGCGGACCCCCGCCTCGACGCCGCCGCCACCCGCCTGCGCACCCTCCTCACCACCCTCCACGACC is a window from the Streptomyces mobaraensis genome containing:
- a CDS encoding acyl-CoA dehydrogenase family protein, which translates into the protein MSTHEVLNQAPPLTGFTTADDPALLEALRRDGGGRGEEEVRALGARAGSEEVQEWARQAEAYPPVLRTHDRYGHRVDEVDFHPAWHHLMATAVETGQHAAPWADGRPGAHLIRAAKFYVWAQAEPGHGCPVSMTNAAVPALRAQPGLAALYEPLLASPVYDYGLRPPLGKRGLIAGMSMTEKQGGSDVRANTTTAVPAGDGTYLITGHKWFTSAPMSDVFLVLAQTEQGLTCFLMPRVLPDGTRNAMRLQRLKDKLGNRSNASSEIEYEGAVAWPVGEPGRGVRTIVEMVNMTRLDCVIGSAAGMRAGLRQALHHTTYRRAFGAELIDQPLMRNVLADLAVESEAATALAMRLAAALDRSEAGDEAERALRRLALAAGKYWVCKRGSAHAAEALECLGGNGYVEESGMPRLYREAPLLSIWEGSGNVAALDVLRALTRERGALDAYFAEVDAAAGADPRLDAAATRLRTLLTTLHDPHHAQLTARRVAEQLTLVLQGSLLVRHSTPAMADTFCASRLAGDWGGAFGTLPPGADLGGVLERAVVKDAG